Proteins encoded in a region of the Acidobacteriota bacterium genome:
- a CDS encoding tetratricopeptide repeat protein: METLKLLFLIYLKPGFAFSEIMDRGSWLIAAAVTLVVGILFFFTVNAKLVAAYQLPVLSTYYNEVFYSEIDVDEAERYQANALRQYQEAVRNKQQIPIVGDSFFTFFSFEPTAFYRPLIAISLFFVPAVLLCVSLFGGIASFGLLLRRDYAVIATCTLLAWSAAHLPFAVAGVALFGSSIDPSFWLSLWVASGALFGILMLFAIRTVFGTTYAVALIAVGLSWPAFPLAMYVVQFIGPWLLSPFLLLLVIFYFGGFLGGQVQGFGSAFRQRQSLKRFLQNATINPRDADAHVQLGIIYLERRQETRAVEHFTKAIEIDSEEIDANYELGRIARGNKDLQKALDHFAVVVEQNDKFRLSEIWREIGATYLDAGMLNEAYEPLEKFVERRPVDPEGLYYFGKLLKAKGEEARAREMFESAIENARTSPYFRSRNLGQWAKLAAKEL, from the coding sequence ATGGAAACGCTGAAGCTTCTCTTCCTCATCTACCTCAAACCCGGGTTCGCTTTTAGCGAGATAATGGATCGCGGAAGTTGGCTGATCGCTGCGGCCGTCACACTCGTCGTCGGTATTCTCTTTTTCTTCACCGTCAACGCGAAACTTGTCGCGGCGTACCAATTGCCGGTGCTGAGCACTTATTACAACGAGGTCTTCTATTCCGAGATCGACGTCGATGAAGCAGAACGCTATCAGGCAAACGCCCTTCGGCAGTATCAGGAAGCGGTTCGAAACAAGCAGCAGATCCCAATTGTAGGCGATAGCTTTTTCACCTTCTTTTCGTTTGAGCCAACGGCTTTCTATCGCCCGCTGATCGCGATCTCACTCTTTTTTGTCCCGGCCGTGTTACTGTGCGTATCACTTTTCGGCGGCATCGCGAGCTTCGGCTTGCTGCTCCGCCGCGACTACGCTGTCATTGCGACCTGTACGCTTCTGGCTTGGTCGGCGGCGCACCTCCCGTTCGCCGTAGCCGGCGTGGCTCTCTTCGGAAGCTCGATCGATCCGTCCTTCTGGTTGTCGCTTTGGGTCGCAAGCGGAGCGCTTTTCGGCATTCTCATGCTCTTTGCGATCCGCACGGTTTTCGGCACAACATACGCCGTCGCTTTAATTGCGGTCGGACTCTCATGGCCCGCCTTTCCGCTTGCGATGTACGTCGTTCAGTTCATTGGGCCGTGGCTGTTGTCGCCGTTTCTTCTCCTTCTCGTTATCTTTTACTTCGGTGGATTTCTCGGCGGCCAGGTGCAGGGCTTCGGCAGTGCGTTCCGCCAGCGGCAGAGCCTGAAACGCTTTCTTCAGAACGCCACGATCAATCCTCGTGACGCAGATGCCCACGTCCAGCTCGGCATTATCTATCTTGAACGGCGACAGGAAACGCGGGCTGTTGAACACTTCACAAAAGCGATCGAGATCGATAGCGAAGAGATCGATGCCAACTACGAGCTTGGCCGGATCGCCCGCGGGAACAAAGATCTGCAGAAAGCACTCGACCACTTTGCCGTGGTCGTTGAGCAGAACGACAAGTTCCGACTAAGCGAGATCTGGCGGGAGATCGGCGCCACGTACCTCGATGCCGGTATGCTCAACGAGGCATACGAGCCGCTCGAAAAATTCGTCGAACGCCGCCCCGTAGACCCCGAAGGCTTGTACTATTTTGGAAAACTCTTGAAAGCAAAAGGTGAAGAGGCCCGCGCTCGTGAGATGTTCGAGTCCGCCATCGAAAACGCCCGCACGTCACCCTATTTCCGCAGCCGCAACCTCGGCCAGTGGGCAAAACTCGCAGCAAAAGAACTGTAG
- the fumC gene encoding class II fumarate hydratase, with amino-acid sequence MSESAEKAVKTRVETDSMGEIAVAADVYWGAQTERSLKHFNIGFDVMPREVIRALGILKKAAAIVNCDLGKLPAEKRDLIVQAADEVIEGKLDAHFPLRVWQTGSGTQTNMNANEVISNRSIEMAGGEMGSKAPIHPNDDVNKSQSSNDTFPTAMYIAAAERLTALIPEVRNVSDAIKAKAREFEGVVKIGRTHLQDATPVTVSQEFNGWANLIDRDIERLEMVLPGLMDLAIGGTAVGTGLNSHPEFAERAAAKIAELTGLPFKSHPDKFAALSAHDEVVFASGALKTLAGSLMKIANDIRWLASGPRCGIGELTLPENEPGSSIMPGKVNPTQSEAMTMVAVQVMGNDAAIGFAGSQGNFELNVFKPVMIHNFLHSVRLIHDACHGFVDYCIAGIELNREQIDRYLNDSLMLVTALNQHIGYDNAAKIAKHAHKKGSSLKEAAIELELLTAEKFDELVIPEAMTRP; translated from the coding sequence ATGAGCGAATCAGCAGAAAAAGCAGTTAAAACACGGGTCGAGACCGATTCGATGGGCGAGATCGCGGTTGCGGCGGATGTTTATTGGGGGGCGCAGACGGAGCGTTCGCTGAAGCATTTCAACATCGGATTTGATGTGATGCCGCGAGAGGTGATCCGAGCTCTCGGCATCCTGAAAAAGGCGGCGGCGATCGTAAATTGCGACCTCGGCAAGCTGCCGGCGGAGAAGCGCGACCTGATAGTTCAGGCGGCGGACGAGGTGATCGAGGGCAAGCTCGACGCTCATTTTCCGCTGCGGGTTTGGCAGACCGGTTCGGGCACGCAGACCAACATGAACGCCAACGAGGTGATATCAAATCGTTCTATCGAAATGGCCGGCGGCGAGATGGGCTCGAAAGCGCCGATACACCCGAATGACGATGTCAACAAGTCGCAGTCCTCGAACGACACTTTCCCGACCGCGATGTATATTGCAGCGGCGGAACGCCTGACCGCGTTGATCCCCGAGGTTCGGAACGTTTCGGACGCGATAAAGGCGAAGGCTCGGGAATTTGAGGGCGTGGTCAAGATCGGCAGGACGCATCTGCAGGACGCGACGCCGGTGACGGTCTCGCAGGAATTCAATGGCTGGGCGAACCTCATCGACCGCGATATTGAACGGCTTGAGATGGTGCTGCCGGGCCTGATGGACCTGGCGATCGGCGGAACGGCTGTCGGAACGGGACTGAATTCGCACCCCGAGTTTGCCGAGCGGGCGGCGGCAAAGATCGCCGAGCTAACAGGGCTGCCGTTCAAGTCGCATCCTGACAAATTTGCTGCTCTCTCGGCCCACGACGAGGTGGTATTCGCCTCGGGAGCGTTGAAGACGCTGGCAGGTTCGCTTATGAAGATCGCGAACGACATCCGCTGGCTGGCCTCGGGGCCGCGGTGCGGGATCGGCGAGTTAACTCTTCCAGAAAACGAGCCTGGCTCATCGATAATGCCGGGCAAGGTAAATCCGACGCAGAGCGAGGCGATGACGATGGTCGCCGTGCAGGTGATGGGCAACGATGCGGCGATCGGGTTTGCCGGCTCGCAGGGCAACTTCGAGCTGAACGTCTTCAAGCCCGTGATGATCCACAACTTTCTGCACTCTGTGCGGCTTATCCACGATGCCTGCCACGGCTTTGTCGATTACTGCATTGCGGGCATCGAGCTCAACCGCGAGCAGATCGACCGCTACCTCAACGATTCGTTAATGCTCGTGACTGCGCTCAACCAGCACATCGGGTATGACAACGCGGCAAAGATTGCCAAGCACGCACACAAGAAGGGTTCGTCGCTTAAGGAAGCAGCGATCGAATTGGAGCTGCTCACGGCAGAGAAATTTGACGAACTGGTCATCCCGGAGGCCATGACCCGGCCGTAG
- a CDS encoding PAAR domain-containing protein codes for MPTGPAARITDNVVHPLPPILTPGPGSMNVLIGFLPAWRGMPLAAVAAVQAAKTVADTAIQTAMAATVAAAGTPGAPAAKTAEELAKSTAAASMASTIAAASGGADIHACTTPFPVPPHGPGVVITGSATVMINNLPACRLGDTILEPIGPPNTIAKGEMTVIIGG; via the coding sequence ATGCCGACAGGACCAGCAGCAAGAATAACAGACAACGTCGTACACCCATTGCCGCCGATACTCACTCCCGGCCCGGGTAGTATGAACGTCTTGATCGGCTTTCTTCCGGCTTGGCGGGGAATGCCCCTGGCAGCGGTCGCCGCGGTCCAGGCAGCCAAGACCGTAGCCGATACGGCTATTCAGACCGCTATGGCTGCAACGGTCGCGGCCGCAGGAACACCGGGCGCACCGGCGGCAAAGACCGCGGAAGAGCTGGCAAAATCCACGGCGGCCGCCTCAATGGCCAGCACGATAGCAGCGGCCTCGGGCGGGGCCGACATTCATGCTTGTACGACACCTTTTCCGGTTCCACCGCACGGCCCTGGCGTAGTGATAACGGGCTCCGCGACGGTAATGATAAACAATCTTCCTGCATGTCGATTGGGCGATACGATCCTTGAACCGATCGGCCCGCCAAACACCATCGCGAAGGGAGAAATGACTGTTATCATTGGCGGTTAG
- a CDS encoding DUF4123 domain-containing protein codes for MKKEQLEKLLFSERALVFAVLDGASIPGLRDKFYEMRPPHHCLFRGELEPDMQEVAPYVVGLVPGTPFVDWVLAECFGKHWGIFAQSRRSLKEMRFQFRKLLTVMNEAGDPMIFRFYDPRVLNRFLPTCTPEEMEAFFGSVDTFFSEDASAGKMLRFRIKEGVLETVEFDQ; via the coding sequence ATGAAGAAGGAACAGCTCGAAAAATTGCTCTTTAGCGAAAGGGCCCTTGTCTTCGCGGTGCTCGATGGGGCCTCGATTCCCGGACTTCGCGATAAGTTCTACGAGATGCGGCCGCCGCACCATTGTCTTTTCCGCGGCGAGCTAGAGCCCGATATGCAGGAGGTCGCTCCGTATGTCGTAGGGCTTGTGCCGGGAACTCCTTTCGTCGACTGGGTCTTGGCGGAGTGCTTTGGTAAACACTGGGGCATCTTCGCCCAGAGTCGCCGTTCATTGAAGGAAATGCGTTTCCAGTTCCGGAAGCTTTTGACCGTTATGAACGAAGCGGGCGACCCGATGATCTTCCGGTTCTACGATCCGCGGGTTTTGAACCGCTTTTTGCCGACCTGCACCCCGGAGGAAATGGAGGCGTTCTTTGGAAGCGTTGACACCTTTTTTTCCGAGGATGCGAGCGCAGGTAAAATGCTCCGCTTTCGCATAAAAGAGGGAGTGCTTGAAACAGTTGAATTCGATCAGTGA